The Streptomyces rubrogriseus genomic sequence CCGGTCGTAGCCGAGGTCGGCACGGTCCCGCCAGTCCTCCGGGAGGCGGAGGGTCGCCGCCCCGGGACCGGGAACCGGCCCGACGGCCAGTGGGCGCAGGGTCGTGACCCGGTCGGGGTCGACCCGCCCGAGCACCCGTACCCGCAGCCCCGGGCACGCGCCCAGTCGCCGGAGGTTCGCGGTGTGCGCGAGGGCGGGATGCCGGTGGGCCGGTGCCAGCCGGACGGCCGGCCCCGGACCGTCGCCGGTGTCGATCCGGGCCAGCACCGCCTCGCCGTCCGCGGCGACGATCTCCACGTCGCACCCGGTCAGCGGCGGGGCGTCCCCGGTCCGGTCGGCGGCGGCGGCCGCGAACGCGAAACCGGCCCAGGGGCGTCCGGCGGCGAACGTGGCCCGGACGCCGGGCTCCGCGAGCAGGCGGCCGTCCGGGGCGACGACGGCCCCGGTGACGACCAGACCACCGCGGGACAGCCGTTCGTGATCGCTCAGGAAGGACCGGACGGCGACGTGGGCGGTGCCGGCGCGGCCGGCTCGCTCCGGTCCCCCCGGCGCTACGTCGGGGAGGGTGTACCAGTTGCCGGCGTCGTCGACGAGATGGGTGAGGACACCGCCCAGGGCACCGGGTCCGACGACCGGTTCCCGGCAGACGCCGTAGAGGCGCAGCGGCCCGTCGGGGCGGTGGTGGTGGACGACGGCGCCGATCAGGCCGGGGTCGGGGTCGGCCGCCTTCAGCCGGTGGGTGACGAGGAGGAGTTCCCGCAGGGCGGCGACCGACTGGGCGGGCCGCTGGACCCGGTGGGCGCCCTGCGGGTCGCGCGCGTCGCGCAGGTGGCGTACGACGTCCAGGGCCGCGCCCTCCGCACGGTGCAGGCCGGCCAGGCGTGCGGTGTGCGCGGCCCGGAGCAACTCGGCCTGCGCGACCGCGCCCGCCGCGGTCATCCCGGCCGCCAGGACGGCGGCGGCCGCCGTCCACAACCCTCGGCGGCGCGGACCTGCCCGGCGGAGGGGCCGCGCGCGGGAAGGGCGACCGGCGCGGTGGGCGGAGGCGTCTGGGCCGGCGGAGCCGTCTCGGCCGGTGGGGCCGGGTCCGCGACCGGGGCGGCGCCCAGGGCGGCGGTGCGGTGCAGGCAGCGCGGGGACAGGAGGCAGGTGCAGCGGGCCTGGTCCGGCGAGGTGATCGTGCCGGACGGGCCGGGGGTCAGGGTGACCAGCGCGTCCTCGCCGCAGCGGATGCCGTAGGTGCCGTCCTCGGCGGCGTCGGCGGAGGTGGCCGCCAGCGACTCGACGGCCGCGTCCAGTCTGCGGCGCAACCGGGTGGACAGGCCTTCCACCGCGGCGGCGAACACCTCCGGCGCGACCGGCGGCAGCGAGGGGGCGGTGCCCGGACGGGAACGGGTCATCGGGCGGCTCCACGGACCTGCGCGCCGACCCAGCGGGCGAGCGAGAGCGGGCCGAGGGCGGCCACCGGCATTCCGGCGGCCACGAGTCGGCGGGTGACGGGCACGGAGTAGCGGGGCGTTCCCCCGCCGTCCAGCGCGGCGCAGCCCAGCAGCCGGACGCCGGCGGACACCAGGGCCCTGACCTCGGCCAGCAGTCCGTCGACCGCGGCACCCTCCTCGAAGTCGCTGACGACCACCACCAGGGTCCGGTCGGGCACCTTCACCAGGGAGCGGGCGTGGGCGAGACCGGCCGCGATGTGCGTCCCGCCGCCGACCTCCACCTCGAGCAGCAGCGAGAGCGGGTCGGCGACCAGACCGGTGAGGTCGGCGACCTGGGTGCTGAAGGTGAGGAAGTGGGTGGAGAGCATGGGTGCTCCGCCCAGGACCGCGGCGGTGAGCGCCGACCAGACGACCGAGGTCTCCATGGAGGCGGAGACGTCGACGACCAGGATCAGCCGCCAGTCGTTCTGCCGTGCGGTCCTGGTCCGGAACACCGGCCGCTCGGGGACGACTTCGACCCGCCCGTCCTCCCGGCGGCGGATGTGCGCGAGGTTGGCCCGCAGCGTGCGGGGCAGGTCGAGGGGGCCGCCGGGGCGGCGGGTGGGGCGCGGGGTGGTCAGGCCCGTCAGGGTGGGGCGCAGGCGGGTGGCGAGTTCCCTGGTGAGTTCCTCGACCAGCCGCTTCACGAGCGGCCGCAGGCTCGCCACCCGCTGCTCGGGCATTCCCCTGGCCAGGGTCAGCACGGCGGACAGCAGTTCCACGGAGGGCCGTGCGGAGGCCGGGTCGAGCAGGGTGATGGCGTCCGTACGGCCGTCGGCGACGGCGCGTTCGAGGACTTCCTCCCGGATCTCCGCGCCGAACAGCGTCCGGAGGTCCTCGGCCCAGTGCCGGACGCTGGGCCAGCTGCGCGCTCCGCCGCCGGTCCGGTCGTCGTCGCTGCCTCCGGAGGGCCCGCTCGCGCCGGGTTCCGGTTCGCCGCCGTCCCCGCCCTCTTCGGTCTGCCGGCTCTCCTCGTCCGCCTCCTCGCCCTCCCGGTCGAAGAGTTCGTCGAGTGCCCGGGCGTACGGCCGCAGGGCCGCGGGGAGTCTCGCGGTGTCGCGGCCGAGCAGCAGCCGCCAGCGGTCCGCGGGCCCTAGCCGCGGGGCGCCGGCTCCGTGCGGGGTCTCGGCGCCGGAGGGCTCCGTCCGCGGCGCGGGAACCGACGTCTCTCCCGCGTCCTTTGCCGCCGGGGCGCTCACCAGGTCCGCCAGGCCCAGCTCCCGGAGCAGAGTGAAGCCCTCTCCGTCGGCCGCGGCCCACCGCCCGACCAGCGCGGCCGGCGCCGGGAGCCGCAGGTCGGGCCGGTCGCCCAGGCGGTCGGAGACGGCCGCGAGGACACGGGTCCGGCCCTGCGGGGTGAGCGCCCGGAAGCCGCCGCGCAGGGCGTACAGCCGGTCGAGGAAGCCGCGGTCGCTCATGGTCTCGACGCGCTCGAACAGCGGGTCGAGGGCGGTGGACGCGGACTCGATCAGGAATCCGGCCGCGACCAGCACCCCGGTGAGCCGGCGTTCCAGCCGTCGCCGTCCGTCGGGCCCGGTCGCCGTGTCCACCCAGCCGGCGAGCCTCGTCCCGAGCAGGTCCGAGCCGTCGAGGTCCAGCAGTACCCGGGCGGCCTGGGCGGCGCCCTGGAGGAGCGGGGAGCCGCTGCGGGAGAGCGCGTACAGCTCGCCGTCCAGCCGCAGGCCGAGCCGGTCCGCGGCGCTGCGGACGGCGAGGGTGACGACCGCGACGGCGTCCCGGGTCTCGTCGCTGCCCGCCAGCCCCGGCAGGAGGCGGACGGCGGCGTCCAGCAGGAGGCCGGCGAGCCGGGCCGCCCGGATCCGGACGGGTTCGCTGGTGCCGGGCAGGTGCCGTCGGTGGATGGACTCCAACAGGTCCAGGGTATCGAGGAGTTCGGGCAGTGCGGCGGCGCCCGGCAGGACGCGCTCGGCCTCGGTGAGGCCGTCGTGGAGCAGGTCCGTGAGGGCGCACCGGGCCGCGGCCCCCAGAAGGGCGACGACCCGGGCGGGGGTGACCCGCCCGGCCTCGGCCGCCCTGCGGTGGTTTTCCCGGAGGGTGCCGTCGGCCGCCTGGGCGGCGGTCACCCCGCGCACGCCGACGAGGTCGAGGCGGGCGGCGACCGACGGGGTCCAGGCGGCCCGCCACCGGGTGGTGAGCGCACCGCCCTCCCCGGCAGCGGTCACCTCGACGGGCTCCGCGTAGCCCACCCCGCACTCCCGCAGGCGCTGGAGCAGGATCTCGCGCCGGGCGTCGAGCGTGGTGCGCAGCGGCGTGAGCCGGAGGTCCCGGCCGCCCGGGTCGGGCGGGCCGGGCAGCCGCAGCGCGGCCAGTTCGGCCTCAACCCAGGGCCCGAGTCCGGAGCGGGGGGTGCCGGGCGCGAGGCGGCCGCGTCCCGTGCCCACCAGGACGGCGCCCAACTCCCGGTCGAGGGTCCGGCCCCGGCCGAGTACGGACGTCACCGCCTCCACCAGTTCCCGGCGGCCCGGTGCGGGCAGACCGCGCAGGGTGCCGAGGTCGCCGGCCATCCGCAGCGCCTCGACGGCCTCACCGGTGCCCGCCGTGTCGCCGGACGCGCGGATCTCCCGGCACACCTCGGTGAGGAACCCGGCGGCGGCGGCACGGACGCGGCCGGGGTCGCCACCGGCGTCGAGCACCGCCTGCCGCCAGCGCGGGGCGCGGATGCCGGCGGGGTACCCGGAGCCGGGGTCCAGCTGGGCGAAGGCGTACGGCACGAGGGACGTGACGACCGGGGAGCCCGGCCCCGGGTCCGGCGCGGTCTCGGCCACCGTCCCCCAGCCGCCCTCGTCGGACAGTCCGGGTACGTGGAAGGCGCCGATCACGGCCGCGACCCGGCGCTGCCCCCGGGCGGCGAGGGTCCGGCGCATGTGTGCCTCGCGGGCGAGGTCACCGGCACCGATCCCGGTGTGGGCCGCGGTGTCGTCGCGCAGCGCCCGCCCGAAGGCGAGGGCGGCGCGGCGCACGGCCTCGGGAGCGCTGCCCGGCGCCAGTGCCTCGACGGTGCGGTCCCACAACTCGTCGGCGTCGACCGCGGTTCCGTCCGGCGGTCCGCACGACCATGCCCGGTCCGCCAGCGGCAGGTCGCAGCAGACCACCTCTGCGCCCCGTTCCCGCGCCCAGCGGATCGCCGCCAGCTCCGGCGAGAAGTCGGCGAGCGGGTAGAGCTCCAGCCGGCCGTCCTGGTGGGCACCGCTCAGGGCCACCGGCGCCACGGTCCGCGGATCGGCGAGGTACGGCAGCCAGGGCTGGAAGTCGGTCGGCAGTTCCACGCAGACGACCTCGGCGTCCGCGGCGTCCAGCAACCGGGGGACGGCGACCGCCAGTGCGGGACTGTGGTGGCGTATGCCGATCAGGTACGGCTGCGTGTCAGCCGTAGGCACCACCACATCGGTGGCGGTCTCTTTGCGTGCGGTCATGGGTCCAGGTGCGTGGGCGTGCGGGGGAGGCGGTGGGGACGGCCGCCCGACGGCCGTCCCCACCGGTGGCGGAGGTCAGCGGCGGCGCCTGCCCGGCCGCGGCACCTCCAGTTCCTCCAGGCGCGGCCCGTCCCCGTCCTGGATGCGCTGCCAGGCCTCGCGGTACAGCCCGGCGACCGGCCGGGTGGGCACGACGACCCCCAGGACGGGCGCCTCGCCCTCCAGCAGGTCGTACATCGGCAGCTTCCACCGCTCCAGGGGGAGGTGCGGGTTCGGCGGCTGGGTCCAGCCGCCGGGCAGGAACAGCGAGCGTCCGGCCTTGGCACGGCTGCCCTCGACCACGAGGTCGGTGGCGGCCAGTTCGGCGCGGGCCGCGCGGAGCCTGGCCGTTCCGCCGCGCTGCCCGCCCCAGCCGGTCCAGCGGGCGGTGTTGCGGTCGGTGGGGTCCGGCATGGCGAGCAGCATCAGGTAGAGGACGGCGGCGTCCTCGCCGATGCCGTACCGCTTGGCCGCCTCGCCGACCAGGTCGGGCACCGAGCGGGCGGGGTCCTGGGGCCACCACAGCCCGTCCGCGTCGCACTCCCCCGCCATCGGCCGGCCCGGGTCGGCGAGCAGTTCGGCGAACGGCCGGTCGTGGACCAGGCGCAGTGCGGTCTCCTGGGCGTTCGGCCGCTCGCCGGTGTACAGCGCCGCGAGGTGGGGGTCGTGACCGGCGGCGTCCAGCAGCGCCGGTCGGATGGCGGGGAGCGGTTCCGTCCGCTCGGTGCCCAGGACGACCGCGCCGTGGCGTTCGAAGCCGTCGCCGGTCTCCGCGGGGTCTCCGGCGGCCCGCCGGAACGCCTCCCAGTCGATCCCGCGCCGGTCGACGGCGAGCAGCAGACCGGGGTGGGCCAGTCGCTCGCGCAGTGCGGTCAGTACGCCCGGCAGGATGGCCCGCAGCGGGTCGCCGGACGGGAGCCGGTGTGCGAGCCACGCGGCCAGGGCCACCGACCCCTTGAGGACCGAGCTGTCGAAGCGGGGTGCCTGCTCGGCGGTCTCCAGGTAGTAGCGGCCGAAGCTCCAGGTCAGGTCCGTCGTCAGACGGGGCTCGGTGGCCAGGTCCGCGAAGCCCCGCAGGGCGTCGGCGGGTGCCCAGCCGACGGGTTCGACGGCGCGGACGGCGTCGTGCAGCACGTCTTCGGGCAGCGGGGTGCGTCTGCCCAGCCGCTGGTTCCAGACCTCTGCCGCGCGGGCGGTGTCGGGGCCGTGCGTCCAGAGCCGGGAGGGTTCGGTGGGCAGCAGAGCGGCCACCACGGCCCGCAGGGCGGCGCTGTCGAGCTGTCTCAGCTCGTCCTTGGACACGCGGGCGTCGGCCGACTTCACCCCGATGACCTTGAGGGTCGCGGAGGGCACGCTCGCGCGCTTGTCGTCGGTCTGCGGCATGCCGGCGAGCACCAGCCGGGCCATGGTCGGGGTGACGCCGGTGAGCCGGGAGAACTCCTCGGCGGCCTCGGGGCGCCAGGGCACGGGGCCGCGCTCGGCCAGTTCGGCGCGGAGGGCGGCGACCCAGCCGGGCGCCCGGGCCGGCTCCGGCACGAACGGCTCCTCGGACACCGGCGTGTAGGGGGCCGGCGTCTCGAAGCGGCCGGACGGGTCGTGGTAGGCCGCGCCGTAGTGCTTGCCCTTGACCTCGTGGGGTCCGTACTCGCGGACGAACTGGTACCAGTCGTCGGGGAAGACGAGGAACGCGCCGCCCTCCAGGTTGAGCACGGTCCCCCTCGTGTACCC encodes the following:
- a CDS encoding DUF5682 family protein, producing MTARKETATDVVVPTADTQPYLIGIRHHSPALAVAVPRLLDAADAEVVCVELPTDFQPWLPYLADPRTVAPVALSGAHQDGRLELYPLADFSPELAAIRWARERGAEVVCCDLPLADRAWSCGPPDGTAVDADELWDRTVEALAPGSAPEAVRRAALAFGRALRDDTAAHTGIGAGDLAREAHMRRTLAARGQRRVAAVIGAFHVPGLSDEGGWGTVAETAPDPGPGSPVVTSLVPYAFAQLDPGSGYPAGIRAPRWRQAVLDAGGDPGRVRAAAAGFLTEVCREIRASGDTAGTGEAVEALRMAGDLGTLRGLPAPGRRELVEAVTSVLGRGRTLDRELGAVLVGTGRGRLAPGTPRSGLGPWVEAELAALRLPGPPDPGGRDLRLTPLRTTLDARREILLQRLRECGVGYAEPVEVTAAGEGGALTTRWRAAWTPSVAARLDLVGVRGVTAAQAADGTLRENHRRAAEAGRVTPARVVALLGAAARCALTDLLHDGLTEAERVLPGAAALPELLDTLDLLESIHRRHLPGTSEPVRIRAARLAGLLLDAAVRLLPGLAGSDETRDAVAVVTLAVRSAADRLGLRLDGELYALSRSGSPLLQGAAQAARVLLDLDGSDLLGTRLAGWVDTATGPDGRRRLERRLTGVLVAAGFLIESASTALDPLFERVETMSDRGFLDRLYALRGGFRALTPQGRTRVLAAVSDRLGDRPDLRLPAPAALVGRWAAADGEGFTLLRELGLADLVSAPAAKDAGETSVPAPRTEPSGAETPHGAGAPRLGPADRWRLLLGRDTARLPAALRPYARALDELFDREGEEADEESRQTEEGGDGGEPEPGASGPSGGSDDDRTGGGARSWPSVRHWAEDLRTLFGAEIREEVLERAVADGRTDAITLLDPASARPSVELLSAVLTLARGMPEQRVASLRPLVKRLVEELTRELATRLRPTLTGLTTPRPTRRPGGPLDLPRTLRANLAHIRRREDGRVEVVPERPVFRTRTARQNDWRLILVVDVSASMETSVVWSALTAAVLGGAPMLSTHFLTFSTQVADLTGLVADPLSLLLEVEVGGGTHIAAGLAHARSLVKVPDRTLVVVVSDFEEGAAVDGLLAEVRALVSAGVRLLGCAALDGGGTPRYSVPVTRRLVAAGMPVAALGPLSLARWVGAQVRGAAR